AACACAGGGAACGATCAGTACTGCAAAATCACGGGACAGTCTAACCCCGATGCGCCACCATATGCTACCAAAAGGAACTATTCTGGGCTGCCATCTGCATGCCTCTAGAGCCAGCTTCTGAGCCCAAGCTGCGTGTGGTCTGTGTCGTACAAGGGCATATGTCCTTCAGAACACCATCATTTTCTGACCTCAACAATGAGTCGTactatcttctactccctccgttcctaaatatttttcttttgagatattttaacaagtgactacatatggagcaaaggAGGATGTTCTTCTCCTGCTTTTCTAGAGTTGGGTTCCTTTGCTCTTTGTCTTCTTTTTTGACTTTGTCGTTTCATTTCCTAACCTCATTGACATGTTCGCCATGACATTGTGCTTGGACTTCTGGTTGATTACATTTGGACTTGTTGACTAGTTTGGACTTTTGGTTGATTGTTTTTGGTCTTGTTGAGTATCTTGGGTTTCATTAGGCGTCCACGGAGGACAAGGAACTCTAAGgatgtgtttggttgcccgcaccgATTTTGGAGTCTTTGCATATACTTCTTAGATGGGCCTGGCTGATGAAAAACAGCCTATAAACCACCAAGTGCACATTGTTTGGTTGCTCACATATAGGCTAGCTGCATGAGGGAACTAATTTTGACCCTCTATTTGGCTGGCCGCATAGCATTAAGCGCACATAGGACACGTTGTTTGGTTGCAACTTGCATTTGGTGTTGTCACCACTTCTCACTAGTGGTGACCTTACCACACACGATTAACAACTCCACTCCTAACTACAAAAGAAATTACGGTTCCTCCTAGCTACTATCAAATGGCAGTACACATTATTAAGAGCCAAATGGCTTAATGCGGAAAGTtcatatccctcgtcttcctcgtcATCTTACCTCTTCTGTTGCTGTtgttcctcttcgtcttcctcttctgatgctgctgctcttgctcttcttctaattcttcttcttcagatcctTGTCTGACCTCTGTTATCCCACATTGCATGTGCCCACTCCAGCCATTTGTTCTTCCAGGCTTTGTTGTCAAATGCCTTAACACCATGGCCACCAAGATCAAGATCGTCAGGTGTCACCTCTTCCTCCTTAGGCACCAGTTCCTCAACACCCCATTGCAGGATCCAGTTGTGTGGAATGCAACATGCAAGAACAAGCTTAACCTAGGTAGGATAagggtggaatggcttctgatccaaGATCTTGAATATGTTCTTgagagctccaaatgccctctcaaccgtTACTTGAAGGCTGGAGTGTCTGAGATTGAACAACTCCCGTGGAGTCCTAGGgtagttcctaccagagaacttGTTCAGATGGTACCTGGTcttcctgaagggtggaagaacaCCTGGCCAACATGCAAAGCCGGcatatctgaggtagaacttgCCATCGAGGATGTTGATGCCATCAGGACAACTGATGTTGTCACTCAGTATGTTAGCATCATGTGTTGACCCTTCCTAGCCAGCCAGCACATAGGTGAACTTCAGATCGAAGTCAACAGTagcaagcacattctggcttgtgtaaTGCTTCCCCCCTGAATGCAGCAGCTTGTGACCTCGACACTCTGCCACtaacatgagtaccatctattgccccaatgcaatcctgaaaTGGCAATACAAGATTGTGTTAGCGCTCACCTTGAACTACCCAAGCATGTCAAGCAATGAACTACATATTGCAGTGCTCAtcttgaagtatggataccatcttgggcttgTGCGAATCTTGGTAGGAGTCCAGCCAGTTGGTGACTtgatcatctctcctctaagctccccaaCAGCATACAACACTTGCTTGAAGTGCCTTGAGATGGTCTCCATTGACCTCCTGAACGTGTTGTGGATAACCAtgaacctctggttatggccaACAATATGAAGGAACATGGCGACTTGCTCTTCCACACTGGAGTGGATGCTATCTTCTAGAAGCCACATGGTCCTGAAGGTCTGAACAAGTCTGGCAAGTGGTGCTTTTTTCATTCTAAGCATGCATCAACAGAGCCTCTGTGTCATTGCAGTTGTATATGTAGTTCAGATTGGCGATCCTCTCCTACTCCCGCATAAGCATTGGATCATATCTGATGACAGGTCTCTCAGCACGACGAACATCTCTCTTGTCcatgaacatgacccatgcctgaATCACTGCTACCAGTGCTCCTGCCTGAAGTACCAGCCACATCCGCGCGTCCATAACCTAGTCCATATCGAGGGTGCGTTGAGCAATGGGGAAATCGATCCTACACCTTGTCTAACGGCCTAACAACACACCTAATTTAGGGGATAGGAGATGTTGCTTACCGGCATCGAAGACGATGACGGGGAAGGGGGGCATGGCAGAGTGAAGGACGACCGGGCGACGGCCAAATGGAAgagcagcaacagctcctactgtTGGATCTGCCGGCACCGCTTGCACAGATCTGAGTCACCGctcgccggtggtggtggggctAGAGGAAGTGGTTGTCCTAGAGGTAGTGGTGACCGAGTAAATGGGTGGGGGTGGTGAGCCTAGATTTGGCATCGTGACGCCGCGCCCGATTTCCGCCTTCCGCCATCCCCACTCGCTTTTAGCCTGCCACCCCCTCCCCCCGCGTGCGAGCTTGCGCCGCCCTCAGCCTGACTCGCTAGAAACTGCCGATTCGGTAACTTCTAGCGGGCCAGGCCGGGGGCTGCTTTAAACTTCGTGCGGATGCGAGCCAGCCCACTATGTGCGCAACCAAACGCACATTTCATGTCTCAACTTGGGCTGGTTGCGATTTCGTGGGCAACCAAATGCGCCCTAAGGTATGATTATTTGTTTCCCCCTACACAACTTCTCCTCCTACATTTGTTTTCATGACAGCCTCTCTCTTTCACCGGAGCCTCAACCCTCCATGCATTGTTGTTCCAggtccttttcttcttccttttgtggTGGTTGTCGCCACGATGTTCAACCCTTACACACATCATTTGCTTCCCCTCCCCCTCTATCCCTCTTCGCCTTTCTCAATTGCCCTTCTCTTTTTTCTCGTTCGTGTCGTGTCTAAGTCATTGTCAGGCGAATGATTCCAACTAAGCTTGAACCGGGGGGACTTCTAAGCCTGCACGTGCTTTAATCGCACTTGTAGCACTGATAGCAAATCGGCATGGCTTTGTTTGCACTTGTAACACTGATAGCAAATCGGCATGGTCAATCGAGGGCGTTGATGCGCCACTCAACGGCTCACGCATCGTGCAGCACAAGAAAAAAGAGGCGTCACTTGCCGAAGCTACCCGCTTCAGTCCCGAGCTCTCGGACCCAGATGGCATCCACCTCGCCGGAACCCGCAGCGACCGAGACCGGCGACTCTGTCAAAATCCGCCGCCTAGAGATCGCCGACCGCGAGAGGGGCTTCCTATCCCTGCTCTCCCAGCTCTCCTCCTGCCCGGACCTCACCGAGTCCGAGTTCGCCGCGTGCTTCGCCGACCTCGCGGCCCTCGGCGACGACCACGTCATCCTCGTGGCCGAGGACCCCGCCGCGGCTCCGGAGCGGCGGATCCTCTCCACGGGGTGCCTCTTCGTGGAGCGCAAGTTCCTCCGCGGCGGCGGCAAGGTGGGGCACGTGGAGGACGTTGTGGTCGACGCCGCCGCGCGCGGCCGGGGGCTCGGGCTCCGCGTCGTGCGCCGCCTCGTGGAGATCGCGAAGGAGGCCGGCTGCTACAAGGTCATCCTGGACTGCACCCCGGAGCTGCGCGCCTACTACGCCAAATGCGGCTTCGTGGAGAAGGGGGTTCAGATGGCCGTGTACTTCTGATCCATCCATGGGGTAATGCGCAACAGAGACTGCATTTCTTTGTCCCGTCGCATCTACAGTATCCCTTTGTCTGTGGCAATCTGTTATCATATCATTATTCTGAACTTGTCTGTGTTAGTGACTGAGAATGCTATTTATGAATCCCAACTTTCTGATGTGGCTGTATGGCTTTGGCCTGTTTCTGCTGCGTTCATAAACCGTGCTATATTGTCTTGGTTAAATAACAGCGATAATTCTGTCGCTACTATAATGTTCCAAATATCGGCCAGTTAATCGGCATCTCGGTCAGTTAATTGCCACTCAGGTGGGTCACCGAATAGCCGATAGTAACTGATTTATCAGCCGATTAACTGCTGATTCGCCTATTTATCCCTACTCAGCACCTGAACGATATGGTACCagttaccgatatcctgaacattgCCTACTAGTGTAAATCTTgaaagttactactccctctgttcacttttataagtgtACAGTGATTGTTGCTGAAAGAACTTTTGGTACCGAGGCTCTTCAGGTTTCACTTTTAGAGATTGGCCAACTGATGCCCCGTGTAAATATTCAACATGCATCACCCTATGATTTGAGACATTTTGTGGAGTGCATGCTATTATGGTTCTACGCAGCTGGGTGACACTGCTAGGGACCTGGAGACGGTATCAAGATTGCCTGTGCATTTGCAGGAACATGATGAGTAGCAATTACTGGTTGATGATGACTTGTCAGAAACTTATGGGTTTGGTTTCTGGAATGCTTATTGGCTTAAATTTTCACTTCCATTTTCTGCTGGTGATATGTGACTCAGCGAGTACTATCCTCCACTCAGGACCCAACCACAGTTTGATTTTGCTAAATTGGTACCCAACACATTACAACTTACAAGCCAGTTCAACACCTTCAGCATTCGGCACTTGTAAAAGGTTACTGGAAACCAATTTGTTAATCATCACATGAAGAGTTATTATCTTCACAAGGTTATTGAAAACTAATTTCTATTGTGGGTATTTTCTAATCACTTTTCCCACTATAGGTTGTTTGGGAATATAAATCTTGCAATATAACCTTCTAGTTTGCTTTACCCCAACTTTATTGGTCCCGATAAAAATAATTATGTTGTTTCAATTGTTATTTGGTTTCCAAGTCGACTCAATTTGGAGTTAACAGGGTCAATGTAGCGGTCACATCAGATACGATTGTTCCACCTTCTAGTTTTGTTGAATAAGAATCTGCAACATTTGCTTCCATATTGGCATCCAGTACTCTATTTTTGAAAATCCTGCTCTGTGTATAAAAAATAATGTTAGTTTTGTTTGTACTTGATCATTTGGTGTTTGATTACATGTGCTGAAATACTTTCGAGATCTTATACATAACTTCATCTTCTTGTCACAGGTAATTCAGCTAATAGTCGATCCATCAAAGTTGATATATGTCCTTGGGGTCCATTCTGAAGAAATTAGTACTGTCATGGGGTACAGCTCTTAACCTGGCTGATTTTCCAGTACCACAATGGACCATTGAGAAGCTTCCTTGGAGCTAAATTCTTTTCCAGAAAATACATATTCTATCACGGGCTGGTACTGCTGAGCTCTCCTCATTCCCCTCCATTCGAATTGGATGTTATACCACGCACGTTAGATGCTATACCAAACAATGGCTCCAGATTAACATGCCGGCTAGTTTACCGAGCTCGATATGATTACCACTCTTTGTAGACTCATTTGCTTACGACGGTATAACTCGACGATAGTGTGAAGCCACAAAGGTTCTCTTTGTGGACTTTATTAATCATTAGGCATATTATAATCTGCCACACGGGAATTCTCAAGATCATCTAGGAAGGATTCTAGCCAGACCATGGTTCTAGCATGAAGCCTCCCAAAGGAAGCTAGAAGCTCATCCAAACATGAGTGTTTCTGTCTTCTGTTGGGGTGTTAAAAAGACAGTGTAGTTTGCTGGCTGTTCGATTCCGTTTGTTTCAGTTCCTGGATTATCGAAGAAGACATGGGGTGGCTGTTTTAGTTTATTTTTGCATGATGTTTGTAGTCATAACCTCAGAGGCGTATCCGATGATTGAAACAAGGGGGGTTTACAGTTTCTTAATGAATGAATTGACGGGAAGATGAGTACGGTTTCTGAATGAATGGATTGACAGGAAGATGATCGCTCTCTGCATGACCACAATTGTACCATGGCTCTCTACATATTTTTGCATGATGTTTGTAGTCATAACCTCAGAGGTGTTAACATGGGAAGCTGGGGGCTTCAGCTTTTGCTTTCAACTGTTGCGCCCCAGGGGAATGTAAGCTCCTGACGTAATGGTTTGATCATCAGAATTTGTTCAAAAACTGTTTAGAGCAAAGTGAACGAGACAATGGACATGGTGTGAAAGCGAGCAGTTTGTTATCTTTATTGATGACTGATGATGTGATTACATATACTATATATAGAAGCCATTAGAGAGGTATCTATACATACGCCTGTCCGGTTAACCGAAGCAACAGTTGCCAAAGGAACTGCAAGCAGAGTCCGCTTCCGTTAGGCCAAATGGGGCTTGCAGGACCATTTACAGAAATACACGATGATTACCAGGCGCATATCTCAACTCATTGCCACAACTGAGTTCCTCATTAAGAGCTACGATCAAGAATCCTCCGATGAACAAAGCCTAGGGAGTTCCTAGCAAGGAATTCACGTCTCAAAGGTAATATCACTACAAAACAGGCCAATCACAAGGAATGACGGACGCCCagagtcaaacaacaagtcaaaACTTCAAGCACTTGAACAAAATATCCAACGTCTCAAATCTTCTATCAAGAAGTCATGGAACATCATGAACAGTAGATAACAATAAGCTAAAGCAAGACTTCCCAATATGCTCTCAGCAGATATGTATTAAATTCTAACTGATTGAAACAACAGACAGGGGGTTTAGTCCTCATCCTCCACAACCTTGGTACCCAAACCTTTAAGACCTTCCTGGGGGACTTCAGCAACTGTGACCAGAGAGTACAGCTCCTCCTTAGCGTCCTCCTCGTCGTTCCTCTTGCGGGCAATCCTGACACGGACTCTCCTCGGGACACTCCTGATGCCGCTGCTCCAGATGTGCTTGTTGAGCTTCACGTCAATGCGGACATCgttggttcccatggccttctgTGCAAACTTCCTGATCTCCTTGATGGCATTTGGTGCCTTCTTCTTGAAGGTGCTGTTCAATAGAATGAAGCTACAATTAGTGACTGATACAAATAGAGGATTTTGTAAACCACAAAGAGAGCATGAGAAAGATAGATGGAACATTACAACACAAGCAATGTAAAAATGTAATATATAAAACACAAACAAGACAAAGCAAATGTGGAGAAAATATAGTTCATCTGAATGTAGTGCCCAAATGGAACACATGACAGCATATGAAGGCAGCAAGTGTAACGATGAGCAGCATCTATGTACCGGGCATGTAACTGTATCAACCACAAGATTTAAAGACAGATACCTGACTATGACCGGGCATAATGGACTAGCTATAAGATAAAATGACAATCTAGTTTCAATGTAGAGCCCATATGTAACACATGACAGCATATGAAGGCAGCAAGTGCAACGATGAGCAACATCTATGTACCGGGCATGTAACTGTATCAACCACTAGATTTATAGACAGATACCTGACTATGACCGGGCATAATGGACTAGCTATAAGATAAAATGACAATCTAGTTTCAATGTAGAGCCCATATGTAACACATGACAGCATATGAAGGCAGCAAGTGCAACGATGAGCAACATCTATGTACCGGGCATGTAACTGTATCAACCACTAGATTTATAGACAGATACCTGACTATGACCGGGCATAATGGACAAGCTAAGATCAAATGACAAAATCTAGTTTCAATGTAGAGCCCAAATGGAACACGTGGTAGCATTTGATGGCAACACATGTAACGATGAGCAACATCTATTTACCGGGCATGTAACTGTATCAACCACAATTTTAAGACAGATACCTGACTATGACCGGACATAATAGGCAGATTATATAGTCAAATAGATAATAATGTGCAGTTTTAATGTAGCGCCCAAATGGAACACGTGAAAGCATATGGAGGCAACACATGTAACGATGAGCAACATCGATGTCCCGGACAAGTAACTGTATCAGCCACAATTTCAAGACAGATACCTGACTATGTCCGGGTACAACTGATCAATAAACTTAATAGATGAACAAACAGTTAGAGAGCAGAAACAACAAACAATATCATTCCGAAATATACAGCCCAAATGGAACACATAGTAGCACTGAGTGAAGCCATACGTGTAACGATGAGCAGACTTAAATCTCTCGAGCATGTAACTGTGCACAGCCACATGATTTAGAAGGCAGACACCTGACTATACCCGATTAACACCTAATCGAAtggtacagatcgaagatccatatGAAAAAATGTGGGATCAGATACAAGAGCAGAATCCAAGAGATCGAGATACCGCTCGGTCATGCGATCCCCACTATCATCTAGCTGGAAGGATTTCGATCCATACAGGTGTAACAGCCATTCACGAGCCCACATAGTGCTCGCAGGCAGCAACCTTTCGCACCAGCAAATCCACTAGGCGAGCCCGTAAGCGCCATGGGGACACCCCGTGAAGCGCGGAGGTGGAATCTGACTAGCGGATCTACCGGGAGCGCGGAGCTCGGGAATTGAGGGGATGGGCGAGGAGGGAGGATTATACCATCCATGGAGGCGCTTGTGGAGGTTGACAGTGTACTCGCGGGTCACCACCTCGTCCTTGCGCGGGCCGggggcgcgcttcttctccgacATCGCCGACGGCCTCCTTTCGCCCTGCTCCTCTCTTGGCTTCGATGGAGGCTGCGGCGAGAGGAGATAAACCCTAGTGGGAAGGGCAGGTCGCAAGGGGTCGTGGCTTTATAGCGGTGGAAATTAGGGCTTGCTGGCTGACTGGGCCTCTCCGGGATGTTTCGTGACGGCCCGTTTAACTAGGCCCTTCGTCCATTTGTTatgtttttctctctctctttgtagGTGAATCTGTTATGAAATTGGAGTGTGTTTGGTTTTGGGCCCAAGCGAATTCCACCAAAAACTTTGTTGCTAGTAGTTTGATTAATGTTTGCCTCCACATAATTTAGCGAATTCTGGCTGGAAAAATGGAGTAACGTTGACCAAGGAGCATAGTCACATCAGGGGAAAAAATCTAAGCAAAAGCAAAGATTTAGGTCATGGCCAAAAATGGGTACGACTGAATTGTTAATTATTTCGACACACTAGGTAAACTTTGTTCTCCCTAATAAACAAGATTTCGGAGGATAGCATTGGCAATCAAGAGGAAGCAAATCGTCCAATTTGCTATTattcttctttatttattttttggagCAACCAGACTAAGAGCATCTCTCGCCGACCGCGCAAACCGGTTCATAATAATAGTTGATACTGTGGACGGGTGCCGATTTTCCATCCCGAACAGATCCTGTAAAATCACTCGTCCGCTATTTTTTGGGGGATCCTGCATAGTTCGGGACG
Above is a window of Triticum aestivum cultivar Chinese Spring chromosome 6B, IWGSC CS RefSeq v2.1, whole genome shotgun sequence DNA encoding:
- the LOC123138013 gene encoding probable glucosamine 6-phosphate N-acetyltransferase 2; this encodes MASTSPEPAATETGDSVKIRRLEIADRERGFLSLLSQLSSCPDLTESEFAACFADLAALGDDHVILVAEDPAAAPERRILSTGCLFVERKFLRGGGKVGHVEDVVVDAAARGRGLGLRVVRRLVEIAKEAGCYKVILDCTPELRAYYAKCGFVEKGVQMAVYF
- the LOC123138015 gene encoding 60S ribosomal protein L31, whose product is MSEKKRAPGPRKDEVVTREYTVNLHKRLHGCTFKKKAPNAIKEIRKFAQKAMGTNDVRIDVKLNKHIWSSGIRSVPRRVRVRIARKRNDEEDAKEELYSLVTVAEVPQEGLKGLGTKVVEDED